The proteins below are encoded in one region of Lactuca sativa cultivar Salinas chromosome 3, Lsat_Salinas_v11, whole genome shotgun sequence:
- the LOC111894304 gene encoding uncharacterized protein LOC111894304, with protein sequence MQIPSHGSFREMHYRNRNRKGHTARFCKATTQTISQVPVAGVIQVCYECGEIGHFKRDYPKTTNVDGVGSILAICHEEAMTDPTVVIATFLLNNSYACILFYSGAEKSFISHKFKHLLKQNLQTLKHTFTVETANGKTKNTNDIYIGCTLTLNNHSFQIDLMPVSIKRFDIIIDMDWLSLHRADILCYEKAIRLNLPTHVVDKTQEVKTINDIFEVCDFLDIFPEDLLEVPPERQVECRIDLIPGATLVAKSPYGLAPSEMQELSSQINNLLSK encoded by the exons ATGCAAATTCCATCACATGGGAGTTTCAGAGAAATGCACTATAGAAACCGCAACAGAAAGGGGcatactgcccgtttctgtaaagccaCAACACAAACCATCTCTCAAGTCCCCGTTGCGGGAGTAATTCAAGTTTGCTATGAGTGTGGTGAAATCGGGCATTTCAAGAGAGACTACCCAAAGACAACAAATGTTGACGGTGTGGGGAGCATTTTGGCAATTTGCCACGAAGAAGCGATGACAGATCCTACCGTGGTGATTgctacgtttcttctcaacaattcTTACGCTTGCATTCTTTTTTATAGTGGTGCAGAGAAAAGCTTCATAAGCCATAAATTTAAACATCTACTAAAACAAAATCTCCAAACATTAAAACATACATTCACAGTAGAGACGGCAAATGGAAAGACCAAGAACACAAAtgacatatacataggatgcaCACTTACTCtgaacaaccattcatttcaaattgacCTTATGCCAGTCTCAATTAAAAGATTTGACAttatcatcgacatggattggttaagtcttcaccgTGCTGATATCCTatgttatgaaaaagccattcGTCTTAATCTGCCAA ctcacgtggttgATAAGACACAAGAAGTGAAAACCATCAATGATATCTTTGAAGTCTGTGATTTCCTTGATATCTTCCCCGAAGATCTCTTAGAAGTTCCTCCTGAACGCCAAGTCGAATGTcgaatcgacttgattcccggagctaccctcGTAGCCAAATCCCCGTATGGTCTTGCACcatcagagatgcaggaactatctagcCAGATAAACAACCTACTCAGCAAatga